From Neisseria musculi, the proteins below share one genomic window:
- the parC gene encoding DNA topoisomerase IV subunit A, with protein sequence MIEEHSTASPVGSDCLLLGRYAERAYLEYAMSVVKGRALPEVSDGQKPVQRRILYAMRDMGLTHGAKPVKSARVVGEILGKYHPHGDASAYDAMVRMAQNFTLRYPLIDGIGNFGSRDGDGAAAMRYTEARLTPIAELLLAEINMGTVDFAPNYDGAFEEPVHLPARLPMVLLNGASGIAVGMATEIPPHNLTEVTRAAVALLKKPSLTTAELMQYIPAPDFAGGGQIITSSADLQQIYETGKGSVRVRARYEIEKLARGQWRIIVTELPPNTGAQKILAEIEEQTNPKPKSGKKNLTQEQQNTKALMLSLLERVRDESDSEAPVRLVFEPKSSRIEPENFINTLMAQTSLEGNVPINLVMMGTDNRPAQKNLKTILAEWLEFRTVTVTRRLKFRLGQVQKRIHILDGRMIAFLHIDEVIRVIRESDDPKPDLTAAFGLTEIQAEDILEIRLRQLARLEGFKLEKELNELREEEGRLNTLLADENEKKKLMVKEMQADMKQYGDPRRTLVEEAGRATLTQTTADEPVTIILSNKGWIRSRSGHNLDLSQTAFKEGDGLKQVLEGRSVWPVVVLDSLGRTYTLDAADIPGGRGDGVPVASLIELQNGACVVAMMTGLPDQYYLLSNSGGYGFIVKLGDMTGRVKAGKVLMTLKAGEKTLPPVPVFAVSLTNPDCKVLLASGDNRLLAFSIGELEVMAKGRGLQLMSLSDGIELEHTAVTSAAEFIVESTGKRGAEHKEKLRIQDINNKRGRKGRILEISGRLKRLSGADSI encoded by the coding sequence ATGATTGAAGAACATTCCACCGCCTCCCCCGTAGGCAGCGACTGCCTGCTGCTGGGCCGATATGCCGAACGTGCCTATCTCGAATACGCCATGAGCGTGGTAAAGGGGCGCGCCCTGCCCGAAGTTTCAGACGGCCAGAAACCGGTGCAGCGGCGTATTCTCTATGCCATGCGCGATATGGGCCTGACCCACGGCGCCAAACCGGTGAAATCGGCGCGGGTGGTAGGCGAGATTCTCGGCAAATACCACCCCCACGGCGATGCTTCAGCCTATGATGCGATGGTGCGCATGGCACAGAATTTCACCTTGCGCTATCCGCTGATAGACGGCATCGGCAACTTCGGTTCGCGCGATGGCGACGGCGCAGCGGCCATGCGCTATACCGAAGCCCGTCTCACACCGATTGCCGAGCTGCTGCTTGCCGAAATCAATATGGGCACGGTGGATTTTGCGCCCAACTATGACGGCGCATTTGAAGAGCCGGTGCATCTGCCCGCCAGGCTGCCGATGGTGCTGCTCAACGGTGCATCGGGCATCGCCGTGGGCATGGCCACCGAAATCCCGCCGCACAACCTCACCGAAGTAACCCGGGCGGCGGTGGCACTTTTGAAAAAGCCCTCGCTCACCACCGCCGAGCTGATGCAGTATATTCCCGCGCCCGATTTCGCCGGCGGCGGCCAAATCATTACCTCCTCCGCCGATTTGCAGCAGATTTACGAAACCGGCAAAGGCAGCGTGCGCGTGCGTGCGCGCTATGAAATCGAAAAACTCGCGCGCGGCCAATGGCGCATCATCGTTACCGAGCTGCCGCCCAACACCGGCGCGCAGAAAATCCTGGCCGAAATCGAAGAGCAAACCAACCCCAAGCCCAAATCGGGCAAGAAAAACCTCACCCAGGAGCAGCAAAACACCAAAGCACTGATGCTCTCGCTGTTAGAGCGCGTGCGCGATGAGAGCGACAGCGAAGCACCCGTGCGGCTGGTGTTCGAGCCGAAATCCAGCCGCATCGAGCCTGAAAACTTCATCAACACGCTGATGGCGCAAACCTCGCTCGAGGGCAACGTGCCGATAAACCTGGTGATGATGGGCACCGACAACCGCCCCGCCCAAAAAAACCTCAAAACCATTTTGGCCGAATGGCTGGAATTCCGCACCGTAACCGTTACACGCCGTCTGAAATTCCGTTTGGGGCAAGTGCAAAAACGCATCCACATTCTCGATGGACGCATGATTGCATTTTTGCACATCGATGAGGTGATCCGCGTTATCCGCGAATCCGATGATCCCAAGCCCGACCTGACGGCCGCCTTCGGGCTCACCGAAATCCAAGCCGAAGACATTCTCGAAATCCGCCTGCGCCAACTCGCCCGCCTGGAGGGCTTCAAGCTCGAAAAAGAATTAAATGAGCTTCGTGAAGAAGAAGGCCGTCTGAACACCCTTTTGGCCGATGAAAACGAAAAGAAAAAGCTGATGGTCAAAGAGATGCAGGCCGATATGAAGCAGTACGGCGACCCGCGCCGCACGCTGGTAGAAGAAGCCGGCCGCGCCACGCTCACCCAAACCACCGCAGACGAGCCCGTTACCATCATCTTGTCAAACAAAGGCTGGATACGCAGCCGCTCCGGCCACAATCTCGATTTGAGCCAAACCGCCTTCAAAGAAGGAGACGGCCTCAAACAAGTGTTGGAAGGCCGCAGCGTGTGGCCTGTGGTGGTGCTCGACTCGCTGGGGCGCACCTACACCCTCGATGCCGCCGATATCCCCGGCGGGCGCGGCGACGGCGTGCCGGTGGCCTCGCTTATCGAGCTGCAAAACGGCGCCTGCGTTGTTGCCATGATGACCGGCCTGCCCGACCAATATTATCTGCTGAGCAACAGCGGCGGCTACGGTTTTATCGTCAAACTCGGCGACATGACCGGCCGCGTCAAAGCAGGCAAAGTGCTGATGACGCTCAAAGCGGGGGAAAAAACGCTGCCGCCCGTGCCCGTTTTTGCCGTGTCGCTCACCAACCCCGACTGCAAAGTGCTGCTGGCCTCGGGCGACAACCGTCTGCTGGCGTTTTCCATCGGCGAATTGGAAGTGATGGCCAAAGGCCGCGGCCTGCAGCTGATGAGCCTTTCAGACGGCATCGAACTGGAACACACCGCCGTTACCTCGGCAGCGGAATTTATCGTTGAAAGCACAGGCAAACGCGGAGCCGAACACAAAGAAAAACTGCGTATTCAAGATATAAACAACAAACGCGGCAGAAAAGGCAGGATTTTGGAAATTTCAGGCCGTCTGAAAAGATTATCCGGCGCAGATTCGATATAA
- a CDS encoding NUDIX hydrolase — MNPQPRFHCRLGQTEQNRLLARLERHFGQCINTWRYLWLNGMNLGRLNEKWLERVAQDWPERFEEKPGGIYLFADNWLAMGDSLQHMVQGWHRLGHLGGWRNEKFDAADAEGNVLFALERAAFRPLGLMSQAVHINGLTEHGGEWVFWIGRRSPFKAVDPNKLDNLVGGGIASGESIRQAMLREAGEEAGLDADLLGGLACRSRRLSVRPVSRGLHNELLHIFDVVLPPDVVPENQDGEVAEFKRMGVAELTAAMCDGLLMNDAMIATLDAFARYGLLDETHGLAKWLAATQKVRP, encoded by the coding sequence ATGAATCCCCAGCCCCGTTTTCACTGCCGTTTGGGACAAACCGAACAAAACCGCTTGCTGGCGCGCTTGGAAAGGCATTTCGGCCAGTGCATCAATACTTGGCGTTATTTGTGGCTGAACGGCATGAATTTAGGCCGTCTGAACGAAAAATGGCTGGAGCGGGTGGCGCAGGATTGGCCGGAGCGTTTCGAAGAAAAACCCGGGGGCATTTATCTTTTTGCCGACAACTGGCTTGCAATGGGCGACAGCCTGCAACACATGGTTCAGGGCTGGCACCGGCTCGGCCATTTGGGCGGTTGGCGCAATGAAAAATTTGATGCCGCCGATGCCGAGGGCAATGTTTTGTTTGCACTCGAGCGCGCCGCCTTCCGCCCGCTGGGGCTGATGAGTCAGGCGGTACACATTAACGGTTTGACCGAACACGGCGGAGAATGGGTGTTTTGGATAGGCCGCCGCAGCCCCTTTAAGGCAGTCGATCCCAACAAGCTGGATAATTTGGTGGGCGGCGGCATCGCCAGCGGCGAGAGCATACGGCAGGCCATGCTGCGGGAAGCCGGTGAAGAAGCCGGGCTGGACGCAGATTTGCTGGGCGGGTTGGCGTGCCGCAGCCGCCGTTTGAGTGTGCGCCCCGTGTCGCGGGGGCTACACAACGAGCTGCTGCATATTTTCGATGTAGTGCTGCCGCCTGATGTGGTTCCCGAAAACCAAGACGGCGAAGTGGCAGAGTTCAAACGCATGGGCGTGGCCGAGCTTACTGCTGCTATGTGCGACGGCCTGCTGATGAACGATGCTATGATTGCCACACTTGATGCTTTTGCGCGTTACGGCCTGCTTGATGAAACGCACGGCCTGGCGAAATGGCTGGCCGCCACGCAGAAGGTGCGCCCTTAG
- a CDS encoding IS1595 family transposase — MRKSRLSQYKQNKLIELFVAGVTARTAAQLVSVNKNTAAYYFHRLRLLIYHNSPHLEMLDGEVEVDESYFGGQRKGKRGRGAAGKVAVFGLLKRNGKVYTVAVPNTQTATLLPIIREQVKPDSIVYTDCYKSYDVLDVSEFSHFRINHSTHFAERQNHINGIENFWNQAKRHLRKFNGIPKEHFELYLKECEWRFNNSEIKFQISILKQSVKQDLF, encoded by the coding sequence ATGAGAAAAAGTCGTTTAAGTCAGTACAAGCAAAACAAACTGATTGAACTATTTGTTGCAGGTGTTACCGCTCGCACAGCGGCGCAATTAGTTAGCGTCAATAAAAATACCGCTGCCTATTACTTCCACCGTTTGCGCTTACTTATCTATCACAACAGCCCGCATCTGGAAATGCTTGATGGTGAAGTAGAAGTTGATGAAAGCTATTTTGGCGGACAACGCAAAGGCAAACGTGGTCGCGGTGCGGCTGGCAAAGTGGCTGTATTCGGGCTTTTGAAGCGTAATGGTAAGGTTTACACCGTTGCCGTACCCAATACACAAACTGCGACTTTATTGCCAATTATCCGCGAGCAAGTGAAGCCTGACAGCATTGTTTATACCGATTGTTACAAAAGTTATGACGTTCTTGATGTGAGCGAATTTTCACATTTTCGGATCAATCACAGCACACATTTTGCTGAGCGACAAAATCACATTAACGGAATTGAGAACTTTTGGAACCAAGCAAAACGCCATTTACGCAAGTTTAACGGCATTCCCAAAGAGCATTTTGAACTGTATTTGAAAGAGTGTGAATGGCGTTTTAACAACAGTGAGATAAAATTTCAAATTTCTATTTTAAAACAATCAGTAAAGCAGGATTTGTTCTAG